Genomic segment of Arachis hypogaea cultivar Tifrunner chromosome 11, arahy.Tifrunner.gnm2.J5K5, whole genome shotgun sequence:
GAACAATCAGTATCTTTTCATGGTTGATAACTgtgttttattttgatatttttctgtattatgTATGAATGTAGTTGATTAAAACTATTTTAAAGTGATCATTGTGTGAAACTggtgatgaaaataaatttttttgaatcatcAGATGGATGTGCAATTAGATATTATGTTCCACCATGGGAGAAAGTATCAGAAAGATGAAAAATGGATAGCTATTTATTTTCTTGATAAGAAAGCATGTGTTGGTGATATTGATGTAGATACTTTAGATGTATTTTGGGTGAGAAATTATTATAAAGAACTATGATATGATAAGATAGAAGAATGTTAGTGGCATGCTCCCAGGAGGAGTTTAGACCGTGGTTTAAGAGCTCTGAATTCTGATGATGAATTAAGAGAGATGTGTTTCATGGCTGAGAAAAATGATGGACTGGTTGATGTTTACTTTGAGCATGCAGTTTCATCACCAGAAATTCTTGAGGGAAATGAGATTGTTGTTTATGTTGATGATGACTATGATAAGCTCAGAGTGGTTGGTGATGAACCCGACAATGAACCCCTACCAAACAAGATTTCAAGCCAAGCTAATAAACCCACTGTCCCTGCTGATGAGACTCGATTCTCCAATAACAATGAACCAACTGATAATACCTCATCACCCAAGAACACAGAACCAACAAATTCTGGTGCTAATAACCCAATaccccaaaaaaataattttactaccACATCCAACTCTAATCCTAGCCAAGCTACTACTACAAAGTCTATTAGCAAGACTCCTCCAATTACCCCAAAACTAAACCCAATTCAAAGGCCAACCCAAAGCCAAAATCCAATACTACATCTTCCAAACTCCTCCAGAAGCACCTGTTCAAGCTCCTCCAAATGCACTGCTCATGCTCCTCCAAATGCACCTCCTCAACTCCTCATGTTACTGCACCGGTTGATGTCCAAGTGGTTGAGATCGATCTCTCTCAACCAAACTACTCAAATGCATAACAGTCTCAAGAAGTAGTTGCATTTAGTTTCACAAACCGCATTTAACATTGTTGTGCACATTCAGCCTAAATTTATGTACTATTTACATGAAATAGGATCCACTTGCGAGGCCATCTAAGTTACAAACTAGAAGGAGGTCTTCACCACCACCATCAGGATCAGTCACTATGGAtccactacaagaaacaagatCAGCCACAACTTTTAGACTGGCCAACTTCTTGAAATTTGTCCCAACACCCAGCTTCAAGCCACCGAGGAAGAAAAAATGAAGATGTAGTTGATAGTAGACCATTTTGAATGATACTGTGAATCTTTTTGTGAATCATATTTTTGTTTTGTCGTTTAAATTTATGACAGTAGACTATTCATCTATTTGGATACAATATAAGAATGCTGGTACTCTCTGTCCTTGTTATGGGTGTATTTTGAATTTAGGACTAGTCTTTATTTTTGTGGGAGAGCTGTCATTGATATGGCAAGAATATTGTTACTTTTTTTAAAACTCattgatatagtatatattattattattattattattatgacaattTGTTCCATCTTTAATTAATGTTACTGCagatttttttttgcaattttttttcaataattttattgGATGACAGAAAAAAACTTGCTTTACGTTTATACCATGactaacaacttgaaaatttgacaatgacactttttcttttttctactaCATATTAACCCTAAACACAGTAAAACAAAATCATCCTCAAACTTTAACTACCAACATGAAACCAGCAACAAACACTATAAACAGAGCCAACaataaaatatacaatttttGGGTTCTAACTTCAACTTCTAACTTCTCAATTCTCCAAACCAAATTCACCCTCACTTGGTTACCATCCTCGGTAGAAATTATCCTTCCACCGACGTCTTCTTCTCCAATGTCAGCCCAAACAAACAAACCACACCACCTCTTTCCATTAACATTGTAGTTAGGACACCCAAAGAATGGCTTGTTAGTATTAACCTCTGTTGTGGACCACCGAAGAACAGGACGGCAGCCACACCCACACCACTATGGAACACTCGATGCTCTACTTCAACTGAAAATTTGTGTTGGACGACATAGAACTCTGGCTCCCACTTGCAATTATGATACTAAACTTAGAAGGGAGTAAGAGACGAAGAAccagaaagaaatggaaagaagaagaggaagaagtcaCGGAAGCAATGTAGGTTATAAAAGGGGATAAGGACCAAATTGGCACTAATCAAATTTTATGCCATGTCATCTAACTGTTAGTATCTTCAGCGTGGCAACAATTAGCCACGTCACTGAAGGCGTCAGTGCTCCGGTGATAGAAAATAGGACAAGGACTAACATaatgcatttttttcaatctAGGGAACTAATTTAGTGTAATTGGAATCTGGATGACTAAATTAGTACAACTCGTCAATCTCAAAAACCAAAATAGGACTTAACTGAAATTACTTGTTAATTAGGATTATAAATAAGGAACTATTATCATTGTTTTAATAAGGAATTAATGATTTAATATTGAAGTTAGTTCAGTTTAGTAAAATGTTACATAGGTTCATTAATTAGGCCCATATGAAGAGGGGTTCTAACATTGGTGCTCTTGTTGACCGtcttcaattatcaattttatgcaaaaaaaaatcaaacagtggATAAAAGGCGTCATGTGCGGAATAAATTACCCTACACTAGATAGTGTTACCTGCAGAAGTTTTCGTCCATTGAATCTTATGTATCCTTCTCTCAGAGCATTACCCTTCAGAGGCAAGTTAACAGATGCAGCGAGAAATGTCCCATATCCCTAAAGCAGTGTACAACATGACAAAGATGTTGAAAATAACTTGAAgattagataaaataaataaaaaggaaaagagaacTAGCAATGATCTTCATCCCTGTAGGGAAAAGGACTTTCGGGAAAGGTGGCTGAGGCTCAAGTTGACAGTGACATTATCATACCTAATTGTGTAGATGCGGTTTATTTAGACGGCAATTATTGTTCTGATGTGCAATTTGGGCCAAAATCAATTCGTGtcaaatagtaaaataaaataattttgagcATTATTATGTGTGAAATTCAATgtgatgtcaaataaaaaatagtttatttcATGACCTTTAACACTGTGTTAATATATTCCTTAGTAATTTAAACATTTTGGATAAActgaaaaatataattaatgcTCTTGATGAATCTAAAAAAATTCTTATTACTTTGTTATAAGAAATTTGAGATATTGTTTATTGCAGTTGTGATATTTAATTAGGCAAACAAGAGAAAACTCACAGCTGCGGAACGTGGGATGGGCCTAGGTTGTGTGGAAGAGGGAATCGCCGGAGACGACGATGCCTCATCGTCCGAAGAAGAATCACAGTTCAATTCCATTGCTGAAGGGCCACTTTTAACAGCTCTCATGTATGTACGGAAGGGTGGAGTGCCACTCCCAGCTAGTGATCTTGCTGACCTGCATAACTCAACTCGATTACATTCCCATCAAACTCTTCATATTCTCTTCATTTCTTAGTTCTTCTAGCATAACTTTACATTCGCTAAACTGTTAGAAATCAATTAGTATTACAAGTCACATATTTTTCAAGGATAAGATCTCTAAAAAATTTATAAGTGTGAGACATTCTTCACTTTATGAGCTAATTTTTAGATTAAATCAAGTTCACAGAATCTGAATTCTATTATGGTGTCAGGAATTTGGAtcctttaaattttgaatttcacttaaaaaagtaaagtgtgatttctcacaatttattttatagatgagactaaaaataaatacgagagagaaaccattcaaaagtaaaagatgattctttatcctctaaagtacaaatttaaaatttagaggatccaaatcttgGTATCAAATAAAGTTTATTTGATTTAATGTTCTAGGTCCACGTAATCTCTAAATCTCACTTCTATTAATTAGTATAGATTTTCAAGGTACAATATTTGAGAAGAATGTTACATAAACAACTCAGAATAtacataaacaaaaattaaattcaattcaattcaattcaattaaatattaataatattcttaaaatttttcaaaatcttcaaaaacaaaaaaatatgctTACGTATAGTAATATTCCCGTCGAGGTGCTGCTTTGGGTGTGCCATTTGGTATTGGAATCCCAGATTCATGACTTGGTTTCGGTTTCAATGGTTTTTTGTCTTCTTCGTGATCCTGTAATTAACATGATATACAAGTGTTGAAAATTTTCTCTTTAGTCAAACTTATCAGGATTGGGCATAATGTTATGCGGCGCCCATCAATGCAAACAAATCCTCTCTTGTGTTATTGATTGCATATTTGAATACTGACATCCCAAAGTCCGAGTCATAAGTTATGTATGTATTTAAAATCATAGATGCGATATAAATCCATCAAACTGAGATTATATTATAGAGACTAAATTATACCATTTATTCCAATCAGAGAGGTGCTCATAACTTCAGATATCATCTAAGATTGATGTATACtacaaattaattacttaattaatcatcgattatttaaaatagaatctctaaaattatattattattaaaaaaaagtatattaataagaataaatcatcttaattttttttaacaattaagagaataaaatatgatctctcactattaattttataagtgagacaaaaaaaaaaaaaagaaaaaaagtgcaataaaaaattagagatcacattttactcctttaattttttttaataattaaaaaaatttattttcagacacccttaaattaaaataatatgactcaaaaataatatatattataaatttaaaaataattaaagtatcaCTTTACTACTTTACTAATATTGtcactttaaaatatatttttttaaatatatattaaaatataaaatacataataattaattattttatatacacAATATTTTTACTAAACTTAATAGTATTcacttatttttattgtatttttaatattttaatatatattttatatgtgtaattattaataattaattttttgtgtataaataacataattaaaaatcaaaactaaaaaatatcggTGTGGGccttagaaatttaaaatttaaggtgGAAATAAATAAGGATGCAAAATGCAATTTGAATAGAACCGAGTAGTGCATTAAAATTGGAAAAATACATACAACTCCTCTGTTGTTGAGCTTGTGCCGACGTTTGCGCCATTTGTAAAGGTGGTCATAATATAAGCTTTGCAGTACCAATACGATCGTAGTGATTGTATAAAGCTgttaattgaaaacaaattactgCCCGGAAGATCAAGAGTGCAATTTTCGCacttttttcaaactaaaaaatcaaatacacaaCAAATTGagctaatatttatattaatctcTAAAATTATACTCACATTTTAATTTGGTTCACAAAATTtcattttattcaatttaatttctcaATTTAACATTCGAAACTcatattagttttaaattttatttttgtcacaGAATTATTAATAACATATTGAAATAGACTGACGACTACTATATTAAATTCTTTAACAGTTATCCGATagacaattgaaattttttacatcaatttattttttaaaaaacttttaaaactCTTAATTGCAATTAGGAGGTAAAAAAATTCAATCGCTACATATAGCTATTAGAGAATCCGATATAACAAATTAAAGACTAAATTGAGTATATCAAAATTTTAAAGACGATActgagatataaaataattataattttagataCTAATTTAACAATTAACTCATTACTATATACGTTCAAAGATTTAACTAAAAGAATATCTTAAATACGTTCGCAacgagaattaaaataaaaaatatgtatatgtattttgttgaaaaatattaaaaaattattaaaatttattatttttagtcagttaattattaatatttaaaaatatataataaaatatattattaaattattaaattaataattaaataataacaaaaataataaaatgtgaTGGCTTATTATTTCTGCCAACCCCTCCCTTTTCTCCTCTATAGTCATATGATGTTAACTTCTAATAATGCGGTTTACGTTAACTAGTAACAAAGCTAGTAGACTGGTAGTGAGCCCATACAATATTGTGTGTCAATATCAGGCTGTGCCAGACGCCCAGACCACCCCACCAACCAAAAGGCGCGGCAGCCAAAGACGTTGACACGCGTTCAATTCATTCACTCTTCTAATTTCTAAACTGGGAAATGGGAATCCCATATGACCTACCCTAACTTTTTGCAACCAAATATCTCAATATCTATCTTATTTtaaacacatttttttttatttaggtgaggttctgtaaaaaaaaaaaaatctttttaaaagaatttttaaaaaacatttatatttaaatattttatataaaaaaattttatttaataattatatttaaatacaacaatataaaattatttatttatttattatattaaaaatactttttagaaaaatataaattataatttaaaaaaataagaaaatatataataataataagaagaaaaaaagttccttaaaaaaataagaaaaacataataataataataataataataataataattttattcattttatgctatttttaatatttattagatTAAATACTACAAAAAGAATGactaataaaaattacaaaaagaaataaTTATGAGGATGAGAGACGTGgatttaattaagaaaagatacttttaaagaatgaaaatagaattcAATTAGAATGTTGTAGTAATGTGGCAACAGTGTCttccatatattaattatttaccttCTCTCCATTTTAATTATACACTATTATGTAGTAAGAATTCaagattttaataaataaatagaatcattaagcatttttttttaatCCGATTGGTACAAATTTATACtctatatttaaataaatcaaattaaagcaTTTTCAAcacaagaattttaaatttattatgaatgattTTCCTAAAACATATAACCTTAGTTCTTATGACTAAAGGAAAACTAAATTGAACCATTAAATACTGCTTATTATTCACATATCTCAGACGCATGGTGcccaaaagaaaacaaataacagaaaaaaTAGAATGGagcaaaaaatgaataaataaattaccAGAGCTGTGTAGAATTGTGTAGGCAACTGCATGACATCCATTCATACATGTACCAAAGACAAGATaagcaaaaaacaaaataaaaagaaaaaagttagtCCGCATGAACATGAAGCTAAAAATGAAAAGGATCAgatagtaataattaattaaaaagaaccaAATTGGGGTATGATAAGAACCACACCTGCACATCATCATGataaaaacataagaaaaaaggGCAAAGGCTAACCAATGGAATTTAAGGCTGCTTTTTAATTATCACCTCGTAATAATATAGTAGAGACATAAACAGGGTTACATTATGAGATAAAAGATGTCTAGTTGTGAGAATATAATGGATATACGACACGGACAAAAATCAATGTCTCTGATCTCATACGTTGCATTTGTTTACTGAACAGGATACTGATATAAAAATATAGAGATATAAAActatttaacaaataaaatataaatatagatataatatttaaaaatattaataaaagatataatttatattttattttttgtttaaaaatttttattaatttttgtaattatattttttattattatatatattttttaaaattttgtataaaaaaataatataaattaaatgtttataatttttttatatttaattaattatcaaataaaatataaaaatattattttttattttttattttttatattttattttcagtattctattttatcttatcttatctttgtaaTCAAATGCAGTACATTATATGATAAATTAAGATTAAACAAAAGGTTAATTAAAATAATGAGTGAACATCAAATTAGTGTCTAAAGAATTTTGGACACTTTGATCCacgacaaaattttatttttttaaaatcttttaaaattattattgagtcTCACTAAGGaaccaatggaatatttgtacaatgtgtacaattggTTATTTATTTGGttcaatatgagttaaaaaatgaacatcatgataaaatactattaatttctcaaacacaatacacccatactatccagaataaccattcgGGTATCAAGGATAATAAATATATGATATTCTACTGAATCGAGCATCTCTAAACCTAATAAATATATGATAATCTATTGAATCGAACATCTCTAAAcatccattatacacattgtacagatGTTCCCTATACTTCCTTTTATTATTATCtggtcattttaaaaaaaattaatttattttataatgatatttttgaatattaaaagatcttataataaaaattattaaaaatttatttatctcatttacatatttgaaatttgatttaaaataaaagaagaactaATATGTctgacaaaattaatttttaaaaatttctaatagaaaaatttttttagagattaaaatgttaaatataaaattaaaaaaaattaaatatttgctCTAAAATGATTAATAGAAGAGTAATACCCTaagctaattttttttaacttctattagccaacttttaaaaaaatattttatttatattaaattttaaattataaactttaagataaaaataattaattattaactaattaaatactttttcatcaattatatttttatgtggcGATTCTTTTTTATATTCCTATTTTTCTTCATTAAAACACTTATTGACTATGTTGCATCTCTAGTTTCTGTGTTTATCCAGAGCATGATGGTTAGAGGAAACGTGGCCTCGGGACTCTCAGGACCACCACCTGCAACCTGACAAATATTTAAATAGCGTGTATATGGTTCAGGGAGTCACTCACCGTAGCTGGTTCCAAAAGGCAACCCACCAAGTTGAATATGTCACTGCATTCAAATATTTGTTTTATTAATAAAGTGAAACTACCAATTAAAGCAATTAGTGCCACTTTAAGTGGTTAAAATTGGGTTAGTGTATCCAAATAAAGAGTGCTACTTTTATTGACCACCAGTAAGGTTTCGCTACTTGGAAGATACTGCAATCGAATATATATAAATCACAGAATTCACAGGCCACTATGAGAAAACATGCAACTGGTGGCCTGCTgtgtattttgtttttatatattactattaatttttttaatatattcgaAAGAAAAGAGATTATGGAGGGGTTAGTGATAGTACtgtcatttaattaattaattaattaattaaaagactTTATTATCATCTATCTTAAAAGGCGCATCGGCGCATGTTAAAACAAAAGCAAAATCTTTGATTCAAAAGCAAAATTTGCCAGTCTTTTTATACATTTAAAGTTTGCTCTTAAACATTCTTCAACAAGTACcccttaaatatattttaaaaaaattatatctaattaaAAACATGTTTGTGAGTTAAGAATTTtaagagaaaaagtaaaaatgGAAGGTGTATGTGTATGTAGTTTAACATTTATACTATAAACTTCCAAAATCGTACTTACGAAGTCACAAAGACACAAACAACACTTTCAAGTTCAACGAACCTTTTATCTTAAAAAGAAAGTTGAGGAACTCACCCGGCGACCCAAGTGAAGAGAAAGGCAAGGGAGACTCCATGGCTTGACTTGGTGCGAAAATTTGTAATAATCTGAGGGATTTCAGCGACTCCCCAACACACAAGACTTATGAGACCGAAACTGAAGGAGATGTCATCTTTCACATTGCAAAGGCAGTCTTTGAAGTATTTCTCAACCCATCTCAGACATGGCTTCCTCTCCCTCACACAATATGAGCCTCCCATTCTCTCTctctgctttttctttttttttttccttaaactattattttatttctgtGATATGCGAGGTTCAGTTGAGCTAGTGTTTCTTCCCGAGATTAAAGCTGGTTTTAATTTATAGGAAGGGTGCCTCTAGAAATTACGAAATGAAACACTACCAGACTTAAATAGGGTAAAAGCTAAAAATTCATCAATGGTCATTTTTGtctttttgaaattgaattgtaGATGCCGAAAGAAAaatgggattttttattttaataaataaataaattataataatgaccgaaataaataatttaaaaaatatttatcgaaataaatatttttcttttatctcatttacattataaacgagataattttgtaTAGATATAGATGAAATATAcgtaattttttcaatttttttatattttgtttacaatgtaaaaaatattaaaaatataaaaacataaaaacatatatctcgtttatatgtatttataaatataaaaatatattttctgaaaataataaaaaatattaataaattttaaaaataaaaaattcgtacGATGTTCATGTTCCATTATGAGAATAAATACGTAACTGTGCCCGctcctaaaaattaaaagatggGTAGCGTGAAATTGATAGATAAATAAGATAGAGAAAGAATAGGGAGATAATCGTTTAATTGTGTTAGGGAGATAAATAAAAGAGTGGAAAATAACCGTTTGCCAATTGTCAGGAGAGGTTGATGGGATAAATAAAACAGAGGAAGAATAGGAGAAATCGTATCGTTAGGAGAGGTTTGCTAATTGTTAGGAGAGATTGATGGGAATAAATAAGTGAAAGATAATCGTTTCAATTCTCTTCtcatttctttctgttttatttttcgtGTATCAACTTCATACTTCCCATCTTAAATATATTCTCATACAACAAacgaaatttaaatatatttcaaatttttatatactcCCATGCAACaactaaaatttgaaatataattatatttaaattatatttcaaatttttatgtactcttatccaacaaacaaaatttaaaatatatataatttgaatttaaaaattaataataaagagagtacataaaaaatttaaaaattttatccgtTAGAAACAATAGTATTAATAGTGGGGTAGTTAGAAAAAAGGTAATGATATTAATAGTGGACAGTTTAATAGTGCACTTATATGCTTTCACGTAAACGTGTTGACATGTTTAATTTTAATGGACAGTCCATCTTCCCTATCATTTAAAATGCACGGTTTATCTTCTCTATCATTTAAAAtcgttcattttttttattatttgaaacgtTCCATTTTTAAGAGTTTTGTCCAatttaaatcattaatattttttattattttcaaaaattatatttaatttataacatgtatctcgtttacactgtaaacgaaataaacaaaaatggaaAAACTACACCTATCTCGTTTATAcgataaacgagataagagagggatatttatttcggtaaatattttttaaattatttatttcaataattattataattaatttatttattaaaataaaaaatccaaaaaaaatgtcAGGTGACTAGGTAAACAATATAAATATTGAACAATATGAATAacggttttaaaaaatattaaattaattattaaaattagattcccaatttattaaaataatcaattttgaatttaaattagaaaaaaatgtagagaaataattttttttaacaacctAAACAATAAGTTAAGAGTTAATACTAAATTTGGTCCCTGAACTTACACGCGAGTCTCAATTTAGTCTCTCAAGTTTCAATTGCCTCTATTTAGTCCCCAAAGTTTATAAATGTACCTCATATTAGTCCCTAAGacgatttttagtataaaaacgttAATGGAACGCTGTTATAGACTATCAGATGTCAcgttaaaacttgtaaaatgatgTAGTTTTGGTTTTGACATTTAAATAGCTCAAAAACGGTATCATATCACTTATTTTGttaggtaaaattttaataaacaccatTTATGATGTTGTTTTTGGGTTATTTGAGTGCCAAAACTAAAACGACATCATTTTACAAGGTTTAATGTGGCATCTAGCTGTTCACGACAGTGTTCTGTTAACGTTTGTACGTTGAAAATTGTTTCAAGGACTAATATGAGTTATGTTCACAAAGTTTGAGGACTAAATAAAggcaattaaaattttagagactaaattgTGACTTGCATGCAAGTTCAGGCACCAAATTGAATATTATCTCATAGGTTAAAgaagaaaagttaattttaattttaaaaattaaattttgaattaattaaatttaatcataATAAAAGAAACGAAAATCCTAGAAGAGAGAGTACGTACTCCGTACTCAGGGAGAATGAAAAAATAAGAGAGCGGGAGCAAGTGTTTGAGGGTAAAACATGGTAAAGAAGATGGTCATACTATTGGAAGAGATAAGGAAGAGAATGTAGGAGAGTTTGCATCAAATGTGAAAGAGGGATCAAGTAAGGGCAGCCTTAATTCTAAGATGACTTCCAAAACTTCTTTCCATGACAAGATTATTGGTTCTTCGATACACTCAGAGATAGCCCGGACTGAGGCTCTAGTGAGGATTCTATGGCAGTGGTCACCAGAAAACAAGGAGATCCTATGCCTCTGAGAGTTTGCTTCTCCGTAGAGGTAGAAACATCCTTTCTGAACCATACA
This window contains:
- the LOC112720396 gene encoding vacuolar lysine transporter YPQ1; translation: MGGSYCVRERKPCLRWVEKYFKDCLCNVKDDISFSFGLISLVCWGVAEIPQIITNFRTKSSHGVSLAFLFTWVAGDIFNLVGCLLEPATLPTQFYTALLYTITTIVLVLQSLYYDHLYKWRKRRHKLNNRGVDHEEDKKPLKPKPSHESGIPIPNGTPKAAPRREYYYTSARSLAGSGTPPFRTYMRAVKSGPSAMELNCDSSSDDEASSSPAIPSSTQPRPIPRSAAGYGTFLAASVNLPLKGNALREGYIRFNGRKLLQEQQVHSALGQWLGWLMAAIYMGGRLPQIWLNIKRGSVEGLNPFMFVFALIANATYVGSILVRTTEWDSIKPNMPWLLDAVVCVALDLFIILQYIYYKYFRRRAPSCDGDYYEDARKS